The DNA segment TTCCACGAAGCGCTTCGCCCGGGAGGCCGGGTCGCCTCCCGCGTAGAGGCTGCCGCCGATCAGCAGGATCGTGTCCGCACCGAAGAAGGAGATCAGCTCGGGCACGCGCTCGAGCGCCATCCCGCCGGCCGGCATCGGCATGGCCGGCCGGAGCCCGCACCATCGGTCGCGAAGGCGCGCGGCGATCCGGGCGCACGTGTCGAGCGTGAAGCCGAAGCGACCCCCCGCGTGCGGGAAGACGGCCGCGTCCGCTCCCGCGAGGCGGAACAGCCGTCCCAGGAGCGCCTCCGGCGCGATCCGCGCGGCGCCCGCGAGAGCGGGGTGCGCGATCACCGCGAGTCCCGATCCGGAAGCGGCCTCGTGAAAGGCGGGCAGGCCGCACAGCATGGGTGCGGCCATCACCGCGCGCACGCCGCAATCGCGCGCGACCGCGATCCGGCGCGCCATCTCCGATGGTGCGCCGCCGACGTGCGGGACGTAGAGCGTTCGGCCGCCCGCCTGCCGAACCGCCTCCTGGCAGGCGCGCACGCGGTCGGCGAACGGCGCCGCCGGCTGATCGCCGAGGCCGTGGTCGTCCTTGACGATGTCGACGCCGGCGTCGGCGAACAGCCGGCAGAGCTCCGCGAGGCGCTCCGCCGACAAGCCGACCGGCTTGAGCGCGGTCGCCGTCAGGGGCCGGCCGCGCGCCCCCGTCAGCTCCCGGAGTCCCTCCACGCCCAGGCGCGGGCCTCCGAATCCCGCCGCCGCGGCGGGGTCGAGGTCGAGGTCGACGAGCGCCACGTCGTGCTGGAGCGACGTGTTGCCGAACAGAACGTTGAGAATCTGGGAGAGCGTACCGTCGAGGACCTCCGCCGGATAGACGATCTCCGCCAGGAACCGGCCGGGTCCCGCCTCTCGCAGCGATTCGACCCGCCCCACCACGTCGCGCGGCAACCCGGCCCGCGCGACCGCTTCGCGGGGCAGCTCCGCCGTCTGCTCGAGGGCGATCTCCCGCGCGCGGGTCTCGGCCGCGGAAGCGTCGCACCGCAGCTCGTAGGTGGCGCGGAGCGCATCCATGTCCGGCGTCAGAAATACTGCCGCGTGACCACGATGAACGCGAGCACGGCGGCCACCGCCAGCGGGCAGAAATACCGCACGAGGAAGGACCACAGGGCCGCGGTGCGCAGCTCACCCGCTCCGCGGCGCATCTCCTCCACCGCCGGCGCCGTTCCCCATCGCCAACCCACGAACAGGCAGATCAGCAGGGCGCCGATGCTGAGCGCGTAGTTGCCGAACAGGATGCTCTGGAGCGTCAGGAAGTCGAGCCCGAAGAGACCCCCTTCGGAGAGCCAGGCCGCTCCCCCCTGGGAGAGGGCCGACGGCACCGCCACCACGAAGCACGCACCCCCCACGCTGAAGGACGCACGCGACCGGTCCCAGCCGCGCTCGTCCACGAGGTAGGCGACGATCACCTCGAGAAGGCTGATCGTCGAGGTGAGGGCGGCGATCGCCAGAAGGGCGTAGAACGCCACGGCGAAGAGAACGCCGAGCGGGAGTTTGTCGAAAACGGTGGGCATGACGACGAAGACCAGCCCCGGACCGGCGTCCGGTTTCCCTCCCGTGGCGAACACCGCCGGAAAGATGATGAGTCCGGCCAGCAGGGCGATGAGCGTGTCGAAGAAGGCCACCGAAGCGCCGGAGAACGGCAAGTTCTCGCTGCGCGGCAGATACGAGCCGTAGGTGATCATCGCCCCCATCCCGAGGCTGAGGCTGAACAGGGCCTGCCCGAGCGCCGTCATCGCCACGCGGGGGGTGATCTTCTCCCACTCGAAGTGGAACAGGAACCGAAGGCCCTCGGAGGCGCCCGGAAGGGTCACGGCCCGCACGGCGAGCACCACCAGGAGCAGGAAGAACAACGGCATGAGGAACTTCGACGCCCTCTCGATACCCCCCTGCACGCCTCCCCGGACGACGAGCACCGTCAGCAGCAGGAAGAGGAAGGTCAGGAACAAAGCCGATAGCGGATCGCCGATGAGTTGACCGAACGCAGCGCGGCTCGCCTCCGGGGTGCCGAGCTCGCGGATGCCGCCGCTGATCGACTTCGCCAGATACCCGAGGGTCCACCCGGCGACGACGCTGTAGAAGGCGAGGATCCCGAAGCCGGTGAGGACACCGAGACCGCCCACGGCGGGCCACCAGGAGCCGGGGGCGAGCGCCCGGAACGCCCCGACCGGGTTCCGCTGGCTGGCCCGGCCGATCGCCAGTTCCGCGAGCAGGACCGGCACGCCGAGCAGCACCACCCACAGGAGATAGACGAGGACGAAGGCGCCGCCGCCGCTTTCCCCCGCCGTGTACGGGAACCGCCAGATGTTCCCCAGGCCGATCGCCGAGCCGGCCGCGGCGAGGATGAAGCCCACCTTCGACCCGAAGTTGCCTCGTCTCAGGTCTTCCGGGATCACGGTCGCCACCTCCCCCGCGCGCTTCGCGGGGCCGCACTATAAGTTTCCGCGGGAGCGGGGAACAAGCGCCCGCATTGCCGCCCGATGCCGGGGGACCCACATTGACCGTCGGGGCCGCGGCCCCGGCCCGGCCCCGGGGGAGGCACAGTGCGCGGGAAGGAGGCGCCCCGTTCGGCGTCCGGCCCCGCGGGCCGGCGGACCGCCGCTCGGCGGGACAGCGGGCGATGAGCTCGTCAGGCGTCGAGGTCCTCCCGGTCGGGACCGCGGCCGAGGTCGCCGCTGGGCTGATCGACGAACTCATGCCGGAGATCGCGGCCCGCTTCACCGTCACGGGCGCGGTCGGCGTGGTTCTCGTCGACACCTCGGCGCTGGCGGAGGTCGAGCGTCTGTACGGCGAGGAGGCCTACCGGCGCTCGCGCCGGGAACTCGACACTCAGGTCCTGAATGCACTCGGAGGCTATCTCGAGTCGGGGGACGTGATCGCGACCGTCGACGCGGGGCACGACCACCTGGTCGTGCTTCTCTTCCGGCCGAGAAAAGACTACCTCTTCTACCGGGAGACGCTCCCCGCGCTGGCCAGGATCCTCTCCGACGTTCTGGAGAAGAACGCCGGAAAGATCGTGTTTCCCTACACCGACCGCGCGATCGAGCTGCCGGTGGGACACGCGCTGACCCTCCGCAACCCCACCCTCCGCCCCGAGCGGAGCGTCCGCGACGCCATCGACGCCGCGCGGCGCGACGCCCATCTCGGCCTCGCCGTGCGCGACCGCGAGAAGAAGCGCGAATTCCTGAACCTGCTCCTCGCGGAGCAGGTGCAGACGGTGTTCGAGAAGATCCTCGACCTCGAGACGCTGGCCGTGTTCGGATACGAGGCGCTGACCCGCGGTCCCTGGGGAACGCCCTGGCAGTCGCCGGCGGTCCTGTTCGAGATGGCCGAGCGGACCGGCATGCTGTTCGAGCTGGACTGCCTGTGCCGGCGGAGCGCACTCCGCGTTGCGGCGGGGAACCTCCCCGCCGGCCGGCGCCTGTTTCTCAACTGCCTGCCTTCGGCCATCCACGATCCGAGCTTCCGAACGGGAACCGTTCAGCACACTCTCGACCAGTGCGGCCTCCAGCCCGGGGACGTGGTCTTCGAGATCTCCGAGCGCGAGTCGGTGCGGAATTTCTCGATCTTCCGCGAGGCCCGGGACTACTACAAGGGTCTCGGTTTCGGCATCGCCCTCGACGACACCGGCTCCGGGTACGCCAGCCTGTCCTCGGTGATCGAGATGGTCCCCGACTTCATCAAGGTGGATCTGAGCCTGATCCGCGGGATCGATGTCGACCCGAACCGGCGGGCGATGCTGGAGGCCTTGCAGAAGGTCGCGACGCAGATCGGCGCCAAGGTGATCGCCGAAGGGATCGAGACGGAAGCCGAGCTCGAGGCGGTCCGGTCTCTCGGCGTGCCGTACGGCCAGGGCTACCTGTTCGGACGACCCGGGTCGCTGCCCTGACGGCCACCCGCGAGGTGCGCCGCCGTGGCCGCCAGGATCAGCCCTCCACCGGCGAGTGTGGGCCACGACGGCGTCTCCCCGTGTGCCGCCCAGCTCCAAAGCGGATTGAGCACCGGTTCCGCGAGCAGCAGGAGCGCGGCCTCGACGGCCCGCACTCGGCGGATTCCGCGCGTCAGCAGGATGTAGGCGAGGCCGATCTGCGCCACGCCGAGGTAGAGGACGAGCGCCACGTCCCCGGCCCCGGGGGCCGCCACGGGAAGTGCGAACGGGAGCCCCGCGGCGAAGGCGAGCACGTTGCCGGCGATCACGGAGGCCGAGCCGTGACCCGCCACGGGGGTGCGTCCCAGCCAGCGGAGCCCCACCAGCGTGAGAGCCCAGGTCACCCCGCTGGCGGCGCCGAGCGCCTTCCCGACGGCCGGGGCGGGGGCGGTGGCGGCCGGGCTCTGCGCACCGCCGATCACGAGCAGGAGTCCCGCGGCGATCACCGCCCCCAGCCGGAGATCGCGCCCCGTCGGCACCTCCCGCAGCAGGACCGGGCCCAAGAGCATCACGTACAGCGGGGCGGTCGACTGGAGGAAGATCGAATCGGCCGCGGTCGTGGTCTTGTTGGCGCCCACGTACAGCAGCATGGTGGCGGCATAGGCGACGCCGACGAGCCACGGGCGCGGATCGCGGAGCGGCCGCAGTGGGCGTGACACCGTTATCAGGAACAGCGCGGCGACCCCTGACCGGAAGGCCGCGATCTGCCAGGCGTCCAGCTCGCAGGCCTTGATCGCGGCACCGCCGGTGGAGAAGAGAAGGGCGGCTCCCAGCACCATCAGGCGCGGAGCGATCGCGCTGGCCGAATCTCCCGTCATCGCAGCACTCGCGACCGTTCCCGCCGGACCGCGCGGCCCAGGATGCGGTCGTACCGTGCGGCGGAGCGGCTCCACGAGAAGTCCCGGAGCATGGCGCGCCGGCGGGCGCGGGAGAAGCGCTCGGGCTCGGCGCGGACGAGGACCAGCGCGCGGCGGCACGCCTCCTGCAGGGCGCCGGCCTCCGGGCGGTCGAACAGCAGCCCCGTGCCGTGTTCCGGGTCTTCGTCGACGTCCACGACGGTGTCCGCCAGCCCCCCCGTCCGGCGGGCGACCGGCAGAGCCCCGTACCTCATCGCGATCAGTTGGCCCAGCCCGCACGGTTCGAATCGGCTCGGCATGAGGAAGAAGTCGGCCGCCCCGTAGATCCGCCGGGCGATCGCCTCGTCGAAGCGGTCCACGACGGCGATCGCGCGGGGCGCCGCGCGCGCGGCAGCGGCGAGGCTCGAGGTGAGATGGGGATCTCCGGCACAAAGCACGGCCGCCTGCGCCCCTTCCGCGGCGATCCACGGCAGCACCTCCCGCACCAGGTCGAGGCCCTTCTGGGGATCGGCCCGGCTGACGACCCCGAACAGCGGCGCACCCGGAGCGGAGACGAGCCCCAGCTCGCGCTGCAGCGCCACCTTGCAAGCCTCCTTGCCCGCGGGGTCGTCCGGTCCGTAGTTGGCGGGCAGCGCGGGGTCGCGGGCGGGGTCCCACTCCGAGGTGTCGAGCCCGTTGAGAACCCCGTGGAGGTCGCGGCGGCGGGCCCGCAGCAGGTCGTCCAGGCCGCAGCCCGCCTCGGGGGTCAGGATCTCCCTGGCGTACGTCGGGGAGACGGTGACCAGTTCCGTCGCGTACCGGATCCCGGCGGCCAGGATGTTGATCGTCGCGCCGTGTCCGAGGGCGAGACGCGGGAGGGGAAGCTGGGCGGCGACAGCCGACGGGAAGATTCCCTGGTGCGCGAGATTGTGGATCACCAGCACCGAGGCCGCCTCTTCCAGCGGGTCGTCCGGCACCGGCCGCACGCGGAGGAGGACCGCCGCCGCGGCGGCCGGCCAGTCGTGACAGAAGACGGCGGCCACTCGGTCGCCGGCGCAACGGAGCGCCGCGAGAGCGGCGCCGGAGAACCAGAGGTACCGGACCCCGTTGTCCGGGTAGGCTCCCCGCGGCCCCCCGTACAGCCCCGGGCGGTCGAACAGCTCGCGCTGGGCGATCGCCCAGAGCTCGACCGGGCCCACGCTCTTCCGGACGGCCACTCCAGGGATCTCGCGCCCCCCGATGGGAAAGGAGACCGGCAGGGTCCCGGCCCCGGGCAGGGAGTCGATCCGGTCGAGAAGCTCCCTGTAGCCGGGGACGAGGACGCGCACCCGGTGGCCGCGCTCCGCCTGGGCCGCCGGCAGCGCCGCCGCCACGTCCCCGAGCCCCCCTGCCTTCGCGAACGGGGCGAACTCCGGCGTGATGTGTACGATGTCCATCGAGGCGATTATCCACGCGGTCGGCCGGGGGACGGCAGGTGGAAGAGCGGGAGGCGCGCATCCGGTTGGACGGGGCGCTGATCGAGGAGGCCGGCCGGCGCTCCGGGTTCGACGCCTGCGGTGCGATCCCCTTCGGCCCGCCGCCGCGGGTCGAGGCGCTCGACCGGTGGCTCGCGGCGGGCGCCCATGCGGGGATGGAATGGATGGCGCGGACCGCGGAGATCCGGCGGGATCCGCGCCGCCGTTGGCCCTGGGCGCGGAGCGCCCTCGTAGGGGCCGTGCACTACCTCCGCCCTCCACGCGACCGCCGGAGGCGGTCCGGCATCGCCCGTTTCATCGCCCGCTACGCCCTCGGCGACGACTACCACGGCACCGTCAAGAGGATGCTCGGGAACTGGGCGGACGAGATCGCCCGCGCCGCCGGGGTGCGCTTCCGGAGCACCGCTCTCGTCGACACCAGCG comes from the Acidobacteriota bacterium genome and includes:
- a CDS encoding ribulose 1,5-bisphosphate carboxylase, with translation MDALRATYELRCDASAAETRAREIALEQTAELPREAVARAGLPRDVVGRVESLREAGPGRFLAEIVYPAEVLDGTLSQILNVLFGNTSLQHDVALVDLDLDPAAAAGFGGPRLGVEGLRELTGARGRPLTATALKPVGLSAERLAELCRLFADAGVDIVKDDHGLGDQPAAPFADRVRACQEAVRQAGGRTLYVPHVGGAPSEMARRIAVARDCGVRAVMAAPMLCGLPAFHEAASGSGLAVIAHPALAGAARIAPEALLGRLFRLAGADAAVFPHAGGRFGFTLDTCARIAARLRDRWCGLRPAMPMPAGGMALERVPELISFFGADTILLIGGSLYAGGDPASRAKRFVECVRNAAT
- a CDS encoding sodium-dependent transporter; protein product: MIPEDLRRGNFGSKVGFILAAAGSAIGLGNIWRFPYTAGESGGGAFVLVYLLWVVLLGVPVLLAELAIGRASQRNPVGAFRALAPGSWWPAVGGLGVLTGFGILAFYSVVAGWTLGYLAKSISGGIRELGTPEASRAAFGQLIGDPLSALFLTFLFLLLTVLVVRGGVQGGIERASKFLMPLFFLLLVVLAVRAVTLPGASEGLRFLFHFEWEKITPRVAMTALGQALFSLSLGMGAMITYGSYLPRSENLPFSGASVAFFDTLIALLAGLIIFPAVFATGGKPDAGPGLVFVVMPTVFDKLPLGVLFAVAFYALLAIAALTSTISLLEVIVAYLVDERGWDRSRASFSVGGACFVVAVPSALSQGGAAWLSEGGLFGLDFLTLQSILFGNYALSIGALLICLFVGWRWGTAPAVEEMRRGAGELRTAALWSFLVRYFCPLAVAAVLAFIVVTRQYF
- a CDS encoding EAL domain-containing protein translates to MSSSGVEVLPVGTAAEVAAGLIDELMPEIAARFTVTGAVGVVLVDTSALAEVERLYGEEAYRRSRRELDTQVLNALGGYLESGDVIATVDAGHDHLVVLLFRPRKDYLFYRETLPALARILSDVLEKNAGKIVFPYTDRAIELPVGHALTLRNPTLRPERSVRDAIDAARRDAHLGLAVRDREKKREFLNLLLAEQVQTVFEKILDLETLAVFGYEALTRGPWGTPWQSPAVLFEMAERTGMLFELDCLCRRSALRVAAGNLPAGRRLFLNCLPSAIHDPSFRTGTVQHTLDQCGLQPGDVVFEISERESVRNFSIFREARDYYKGLGFGIALDDTGSGYASLSSVIEMVPDFIKVDLSLIRGIDVDPNRRAMLEALQKVATQIGAKVIAEGIETEAELEAVRSLGVPYGQGYLFGRPGSLP
- a CDS encoding DMT family transporter → MTGDSASAIAPRLMVLGAALLFSTGGAAIKACELDAWQIAAFRSGVAALFLITVSRPLRPLRDPRPWLVGVAYAATMLLYVGANKTTTAADSIFLQSTAPLYVMLLGPVLLREVPTGRDLRLGAVIAAGLLLVIGGAQSPAATAPAPAVGKALGAASGVTWALTLVGLRWLGRTPVAGHGSASVIAGNVLAFAAGLPFALPVAAPGAGDVALVLYLGVAQIGLAYILLTRGIRRVRAVEAALLLLAEPVLNPLWSWAAHGETPSWPTLAGGGLILAATAAHLAGGRQGSDPGRPNR
- a CDS encoding glycogen synthase, producing MDIVHITPEFAPFAKAGGLGDVAAALPAAQAERGHRVRVLVPGYRELLDRIDSLPGAGTLPVSFPIGGREIPGVAVRKSVGPVELWAIAQRELFDRPGLYGGPRGAYPDNGVRYLWFSGAALAALRCAGDRVAAVFCHDWPAAAAAVLLRVRPVPDDPLEEAASVLVIHNLAHQGIFPSAVAAQLPLPRLALGHGATINILAAGIRYATELVTVSPTYAREILTPEAGCGLDDLLRARRRDLHGVLNGLDTSEWDPARDPALPANYGPDDPAGKEACKVALQRELGLVSAPGAPLFGVVSRADPQKGLDLVREVLPWIAAEGAQAAVLCAGDPHLTSSLAAAARAAPRAIAVVDRFDEAIARRIYGAADFFLMPSRFEPCGLGQLIAMRYGALPVARRTGGLADTVVDVDEDPEHGTGLLFDRPEAGALQEACRRALVLVRAEPERFSRARRRAMLRDFSWSRSAARYDRILGRAVRRERSRVLR